The nucleotide window CGCTGGGGTTCATGTCTCCGGCCATGCTGAGGGCATCCAGGATGGAGGCTCTTTCAGCGCCGATCCTGAAGGACCCGGGGTGGGCTACATCTCCCAGTACCGAGACCTTGAAGTTGACCATGCGGGTAGAGACATACACGTTTCTGAGTGTTTTGGACAGTTCAGCGGTCACCTCTTCATTAATGGCCGTGGTGGTTTTATCCCTGACATACAGTTTTCCGGCGATGGGAAGACTGATATAGCCGGTGCTGTCTACCAGATATCCCTGGTCTATGCCTGTTCCCGAGGAGTTCGGAGGACTGACGAGATTCGGGTTGAAGAGTTGGCTGACATCCCTGTCCGGCGTACTGACATTGATCTGCAATACGTCTCCCGGCTGGACCCTCAGTTGAGGGCATTTTTCAAGGGAATCAGTGCCGGTTTTGGCGGCAATGTCGTTGAAATAAGTAATTTTCCTGCTGCCGGTGCATCCTGCCAGATAAACGGACAGGACCAGCAGGATAATTCGGAATGACTGCATACACCTGATACTTTTAAATGATAACTACTGATTCAATTGTGACTTATATACAAGAGCCAGCCAGTGCTTTTCACTGTGGCATAAATATCTTTTTCAGGATGCCAGGACACTTTTCCGGGAAAGGGTGGCTTGTCTGATTTTGTCCTGGGCGGGCTGTTCAAAATAATAGAAAACGGCTATGCTCAGCAGGAATACTGTACTCACAAACAGGATCATTGCCCATGGAGAGAGCAGCAGATGCCTATCAAGATTAAATTGTTGCATGAGCAGCACCGTGGCAATCTGCATGGGGAAATGCAACAGATAGATCGCATAGCTGCAGTTGCCCAGTAAAGCCCAGCGACGGTGTAGCTGTCCTCTGACGGTTTCCAGTAATACCAATGAAAGGATAGTACAGGGGGCTACGGTAACCCTGAACAGGAGGTTCCTGACCACCTCGTAGGTGTCAACGGATTTCTCCGGGCTGATGTTGGGAAGGAACCGGGTGATTCCGTAGCTCCATATCTGCTGGGGGATAGGTTGATAGTAGGATATGATGGTAAGTGTCCAGATGATAATGGTTAGGAATCCTATTATTTTAAAATATTGTCTGGCTTTGTTTTTTTTCAGGATATAGGAGTAGGTATAGTACAGAAGAGAACCCAGGAAAAAGGAAAAGACTCCTTTTCCGATCAATAGTCCAAAGTGTTGCATTAAAGCGCCTGCGGGAATCATGAGCAGCAGGAGCATTTTGTTGGTGTGCCATTTCAGTTTACAGATGAGGAAGAAGAGCAGGTACAGGAATATCTCCACTGATACGGACCAGGTAGGCGCATTGAACGAGGGGCCTACTTCAACGCCCCAGTTTTGTATAAAGAGTAAGTTGAGGAAAAAGTGATAGGTGTCGTTGTATTGGATAAAAAAATAGTGTCCCATTCGCAGGTACATGATCGACTGCAATATAGCCACGGCTATCAGTGTTACCAGGTGAAGCGGATACAGCCTCGATATGCGGTAGATGGAAAACTTTTTAAAACTGATTTTAGTGTTGGCGATAGCATTTGAATATAACCAGAAGAAGATAAAACCCGATAGCTGGAAGAAGATATCTACTGAAAGCATACCATGTGTATAAAACAGGGATAGGTAGGAGTAGAACGGAAGTTGGGGATTCAGTTCTCCGTCGGGTACAAATGCGTCACCGGGATAGAAGAATACCTGCCAGTGAAATAATACTACAATGATAGCAGCAATGCCCCTGAAAGCATCCAGACTGTGGAAATAAGATGGGATAGTAGGGGGGCGGGTTTCCATCATAAAAATATGATTAGAGGTAAAAACAATAGTGGTTTCCAATTGTCAGGAAGTTAGCAAGAATTTGGATGTGATGATGAGCTGTTGTATAGTTGAATGGAATAATCAGTATTAAGAAGGATGAACAAAATGAATAAGCAGTGTGTGCCGTAAAGAAAGATGCAGGTATCGGGATAATGATACCTGCATCCATATTATTTATATTTTTTCGGGGATCAAATACTGGTCAGGATGCCACTACGCTTTTCCTGGGAACGGCAGTTTGTCTGATCTTGTCCTGGGCCGGCCGTTCAAAATAGTAGTAAACAGCGAGGCTCATTAGACTCAGCACACTCAGAAAAAGAAGCATTACCCACGGAGAATGAAGCAGGTTCCGGTCGAGATGGAATTGGTGCAGGATCAGTACTGCAGCAATTTGTAAGGGGAAATGCAATAGATAAAACGCATAACTGCAGTTGCCAACTACCCCCCACCAGCGGTGAAACTGTCCTCTGACAGTTTCCAGTAGTAAAACAGAGAGGATAGTACAGGGAGCTACCGTAACCCTGAATAGGAAATTTCTGACAATTTCGTATTGGGCAGCGGATTGGTCAGGGCTGATGTGAGGACGGAGCGATCCGTTAACGTAGTTCCATATCCGTTCCTGGATAGGGTAAAGGTGAGATGTAATTACCGGTATCCAAAGTATAATAGTTAGTGTTCCTAATATTTTAAGATATTTTTTGTTTTCGTTTTGTTGCAGGATATAGGTGAATATATAGTATAAAAAGCCACCGAGGAAAAATGAAAAAACTCCTTTCCCGATCAGCAGGCCGAGGTGTTGTAAAGCCGCACCTGCGAGCATTAGTAGTAACAGAAGGGATTTATTGGTATGCCATTTAAATCTGCAAATGAGGAAGAAAAGGATGTACATGAGTATTTCCACAGATGTAGACCAGGAAGGCGCATTCCAGGAAGTGCCTGCCTCGACACCCCAGTTCTGTATAAAGAGCAGATGGAGAAAAAAGTGGTAGGCGTCGTTGTATTGAATGACAAAATAGTGTCCCATACGTTGTAGCATGAGTAGCTGTAAAACCACTACTGAAACCAGTGCAACCAGATGAAGCGGATAGAGCCTTGATAAACGGTAGATGGCGAACTTTTTAAAATCAGTTTTCCCGCCTGCGATTTGGGTTGAATATAACCAGAAGAAAATAAAGCCGGAAAGCTGGAAGAAAATATCTATAGATAACGAACTATAGGTGTAAAAGAAGGATAGATAGGAATATAAGGGTAACGCGGTGTCTTTCTCTCCACCAGGGACAAATACGTCATCAGGGTAGAAAAACTTTTGCCAATGAAACAATACAACAGCAATAGCCGCAATACACCTGAGGATATTGAGACTGTGAAAATAGTGCGGGACAGTGGAGGGACGGACTTCCATCATGAAATAGGATTGTGAGGTTACGCATTATAGGCTGATATCCGGAAGTTAGCAAGAATTTGGATGTGATAACGAGCGTTATTTAACTGAATAGAATGGTCAATATTTTTAAGAGTGAATAAAATGAATAAGCCACGTGTGCCATAAAGAAAAGAATGCTTATATTAGAATAATGATACCTGTGGACGTATTGAACATTTTTGAATCCCAATATGCGAGCATGAAATACAGGATTGACTTCAGAGGCCCCCAGGAGGCGATACTCTATACCGCTGTTTGCAGCTCCATACCGGAAGTTGAAATATTACTTCAGCAAGTATTGCAATACGACTGGGCCGACGAACACGGCGATTATACGATGACCTTATACGATCTGTCATCGGAGTATGAACAGGTTGTTCATGTATATCGTTTTAAAATGGAACCTCCCTATACACAGGATGCTTTTGCAGCCCACCATGCAGCGCAGTGTGGTACCTCCCGATAAAAGCCCTGGCTGTTATTGTTACCAAATCATTAATTCATATATCCGGATAGTTAAAATCCGGGATGATTTGTTCACTTTAGATAAACTATTACTATGAAGAAAAAGACCCTTTTCCTGGCACTTGCCACCTGTGCTATCTTTGGCTGTAAAAAAGAAATGCTGGACAGCTCCGCTCCATCTATTCAAACCCTGTCCACCAGCAAACCAGGTATCGGTACCCTTGCTGTTGCGCTGAATGGCTGGATGAGCAGCCTCTCCGACAATACCAATCTGACTACGCTCTCTATCCCCGGAACACACGACAGCGGTGCTCGTTTTGAGCCTATTGGCGGTACCGCCAAATGCCAGGACCTTACCATTGCCCAGCAACTGGATGCCGGCACAAGATTCCTGGATATCAGATGCCGTCATATTGATAATGCCTTTGCCATCCATCATGGAAGCATCTATCAAAACATGAACTTCACAGATGTGCTGAACGCCTGCTACGCCTTCCTGGCCAGCAATCCCGGCGAAACCATCGTGATGAGTGTGAAGGAAGAATACAACCCCAGCAACAATACCAGATCATTCGAGCAAACATTTGACAGCTATACTCAATTACAACCATCAAAATGGTACCTGGCTGCCAGTGTTCCCAACCTCGGACAGGTAAGAGGTAAAATTGTGCTGCTCAGAAGATTTGGTGCTTCCAACACACCTAAAGGCATTGATGCGACCAACTGGGCCGATAACACCACCTTCTCCATCAATAACGCGAACGCCAGTCTCCGGGTGCAGGATCAGTACCAGGTGCCGGATAACAATGTTAAATGGACCAACATTGGCAATCTGTTTACAGAAGCCCAATCAGGTAATCCATCTACCTTGTACATCAATTTTACCAGCGGATACAAACCACTGATATTTGGTATTCCAAGTATCACCAGCGTTTCCAACACCATCAACCCGCAGGTGAACAGCTACTTCACCAGCAATACCCATGGCAGGGTTGGAATTCTCCCCATGGATTTTGCCACAGCCGATAGAAATACACTTATCATCAATACTAATTTCTAATTACAATAACTGCATAAAAAAATCCTCCATCTTCCGCCGGGAAGATGGAGGATTTTTTTATGCAGTTATTGCGATTTTATTGCAATTTTTTTTCTTGTAGCCGCTGAACTGGCTGAGCAATGGAGTAACTATGTTGATTTCTATAACGCCTACGGCCCTACGGAGGCCTCCATCTCTGCATTGATTTATCAATACACGGAAAACAGGTCATATCCAACAGGGGCGTTGCCCCGGCAGATATATTCAGATACCCTGTTTTGCAGGATCTCGCAACAGTCCTATTGGCGCGTGAGCAGGATGATCTCCCGGTATCCAGACATGTTGCGCTATTGAATTCCAGCATGGAACAAGGCGTCATGATGTTCCCGCCTGCTTATGCCCAGGGTATTGTTTATGCCGGATTATCCCGGTCGGTCACATCTCATTCCATGTATAGCTTCGGTTATATTGATGATACCGAAAGGTTTAACAAGTACGTGGAGTTGATCACCCAATTGCAGAAAAGCGGTCCGTATATCCTGATGGGGGATTCTATTGGTGGAAACCTCGCATTTGAAGTTGCCAAAGCATTAACTGCCGCCGGGCATCGTGTATCTGCTTTGATATTGATTGATTCGGTAAGGATTATACGTAAGGCTGAGGATGAAGGGATCAGCAAACAGGAACTGGAAATGATAATGATAATGATAATGATAATGACAGATGTATTGATGCAACAGTTATCAGGTGTTGAAGAAGAACTGAAAGCCGGAATGGTGGATGAAGCATATGCCTATTCGCAGTATCACAGCCGTATGGTAAATGAAGGAATAATAGATGCTGACATTTACCTGTTGAAAAGCGGGGAAAAGAGAGCGGATGCGGACTATCGCTGGGATGATGCTACAACCGGAGCCTTCCGCATTTACGAAGGTCTTGGCAAACACGAAAAGATGATTACTGAACCGGAAAACCTGGAACTCAATGCTGCTATTATCAAAGGTATACTGGAGCAACTAAGTAAATAATCCGGAAAGTTCTGACCATTCGTCTCAAATAAGGACAAGGACAAAAAGCCTTACAGCATTGAGTAGTAAGGCTTTTTTGTTTCTCCGGGAACGGATAGCGCCGGAAATAACCGTCGAAATAAATCAGGAGCGGAATTAATCACGAAAGTAGTGCCTGATGATTTTACTAATCGTATCTGCTTTATTAAAAACCATGAGATGTCCTCCACCTTTAATGCGATAATCAGGATGCACAAGTCTGCTGGCGATAACCCTGTCGGCTGTTCCATGTATCTGAATCGTTCGCTCAGGCGATTCTATATTATCCCAATGAGCAATGCTTTTTAATGCCCAGCGAAAGAAAGAGATATCTGTATTTTGTAACAATTTCTTTAATTCTTTCTTATCTTTTTGGGATCGGGCGCCAAAATAACTATTGGTGAGAAAGTTGGTACGTCTTAACAATACACCGGGAATGATTCGATATAAGCCCAGTCTCATGAAAAAAAATTGCACTTTGTTCAGGTCTTCCTTTTTTCTGACCGAAGAGATCAATACCATTTTTTCTACCGCTATTTGCTTGGATACTTCCACGGCCACTATCCCCCCAAAAGAAAGCCCGATTAAATATGGATTCGGGGCCGTGATCTGGCTTTTTATTCTTCCTGCATATTCTGTTATTGATTCATCTGGCAGTGCCGGAATCCAGGAGATGTAAACCTTATGGTAACCGGGAAGTTTCAGGTTCTTAAATACACTTGAATCTGCCCCCATACCACTAAAAAAATAAATAGTCTTTTGTTCTTTAGCCGTTTCCATTGGGGCTTGGGAAGCCCCTGATAAGCTGCTGAACATTAATAAAACAAAAAAAATCACTTTCACACTTTGCACCATAGAATTCCTTATCTTTTTTGTTAATGTTGGCATTATGCCCCCTTTTTGGTTTGCGATATTACCGAAAAAATGTTCAATCACTTCAACTTTTAAGGTTAAAGACACATAGGCAGGCGGTTTAGTCTCTTAAGAAACAAAAGACTTAAGAATTTTTACATTCATAAGTCTTTCGTTTTTAATTCAGAACGACTCGATTCGGACTAGCGCTCCTTTGCACCTGTACAGATGTAAATCCGTAAATGGCTTTGAACCATTTATAATAAAAGACGTTATTTTTAATCAGTTCTTTGGGGAATTAACCCTGAGATCAACAGTTTTACCTTAAAAAACCATAGCGTATGAAACAACCTATTGAATCAACAGTAATTAATGCAATCAGCAGTTCCATTGGTATTCCTGAAGATGCTATCAATGCTGATCAATCTTTGGAAGACCTGGGAATGACTTCTATTCTGGCAGTTCAGCTTTCATCCAGATTGCAACAGCAGTTTGGGATAGCAGACATGGACGGAATGTCCACCAGCAATACAATCGGTGAGATCGTAGATTATATTGAAAGTAAGGCTAAGTGAGCCATACCAGATACTAAGACAGGCGATCTCCTCTGTGCTGCATAAGTGATAGACAACCGGCACGGTGTTCTGCAAGAGAGATTTGCTCTCTGAATGGTAGACAGATGCCGGCAAAAAAAGTAAAAGCTCATAGATATTATATCTGTGGGCTTTTTTGCTAAGTCGGAAAGGGTGTATAATTATCTAGTCTGCTTATAAATAATCTATTAAAAATGAATGGATGGCTAACGTTTTTTAAGAACATTTACAGCATAAATATTCACTTCTTTGTTTTAAAGTAATGTAAAAGTGATTACTTTTGCCCCTATTTTTTTAAAGGGCTATTAAACTACTTTTCACAATAAATTCACGAAATCAGCCATATCTCAAATGCCTTCGAAAAAATCACAGCGATAGGAAAAGGATTTAGATAGGCGTTAATTTGATAAGAAAATAAGTACTGTATGCAAATTCCATTGAAATCAATGTTGCTGCTGCTATTGCCATTCGCCAGCTTCGCACAGAAAACTGTTTTACCCGGAAACCCAGACGTTAACACCGCTCGTTTGAAACCTGGAAAATCATTGTTCACGATCTATTATGTAAAAGGTGAAACCTGGACAAAAAAGGGAATTTTTACAAATGAAATAACAGTTTCGGGGAATGAGTTGAAATTTGTAGCCGACTACAAAGATGAAAATGAAAAATGGTTCAGAAAAAGAACTTCTATAACTGATGCAAAAACACTAAGCCCTGTTAGCTATAAGTCTGAAGGATTAAAAAACTCACTTGATCTTAATTTCGGAAATACTGTTACAGGTAAATATCATTATTTGAATGGCGATAAGGATAAGCAAATAACAATAAAGCCAACCGGAAAATTTGTTGATTTTAATGTGGCAGAAATTCTTTTTACAGCATTGCCTTTGGATGTGGGTTATAAGGCTGTAATACCGGAATTTTACTATGGTGATAGTCCTGATAGTGTATTATCAAATTACATTATAAAAGATGTAAAAAGCTACGTACAACGCTCGCCTAAAACCGGCAATCACGAAAGCTGGCTTGTGAGTGTACTGGAAGAGTCCTCGGGTGCAGTTTACACGTATATCATAGATAAAAAAGATCACAGGATTTGGCAAAGAGAGATGCCTGTGGGTGGAGGAACAACAGAAATTTGCGTGAATGAGGAATTGGATTACCAGCCAATAGAAAGCAAGTTTAACAAAGAAGAAAATTTGAAAAAATTAGAGAACGGGAATAGTGTCATTGTAGGTACCGCATTTGCAAGAGATCACGGCAGAGGTGTAACGGTAGTTAACATCAATAAAGCACAATATGCCCCCAAAGGTACTGTTGTATCCATTCTTCCCAATTCAGCGTATATCGAAGAATGGAAAGAAGTGAACAGAAAAATAAAGAAAGGCAAAAAGTTGCCCGAGGTACCAATCGATCCTAACGTTGCAGCTTGTATTAAGAAAACAACAATATATGATGACAAAGGGCATTTTGAATTTACGAACCTGATGCCTGGAGAGTATATATTATTTACATCCTTTGGGTATACACACCGGTATTCTTACCAATATTATGCAGGGACCTCGTATTTGATGCATCCGAGTGGAGCGGTTCTGTCATCTAATGCTAATTATAAATCCGCCAATGCAGCAACGGGAGTAACTGCTGAAATAGAATCGAAGGTTACCATCCGGAAAGATGGAGATAAAGTGGATGTTAATCTGAAAGATGTGCGGTGATATGTGTAGATTGGGTGGAGGATATGAACTGACGTTCAATTGATCACAACTTTTTGATCACCAATATCCTCAATGGAGGAAAGGTGCTGAAGTAATTGGGTGTGTAGGCGGTTGTTTGCAGGCCCAATGCTTCAAAATTATGCTTATATTCTTTGCCGTGCCTGAAATCAGAGATTATGCCGGTGCCACCTGGTTTCAGTACCCGGCTGATCTCTTTGCAGGCGGCGCTTCTGTCTTCTTTGTTGTAGATATTGTGCAGGCAAAGATTGGAGAGGATCACATCGAAAGAGTTGTTGGCAAAGTCCATCTTCATCACATTCTCATTCTTAATTTCGATCTTGTCGGCAACCCCTTCGATAGCGGCGTTTCTTAATGCGTTCTGTTGATTGTTGCCGGTGAGGTCTTCAGTATTCCAGATGTCGATGCCGGTGGATTTGCCGGTAGTCAGTCTTTTAGCGGCGCCGATCATCAGCAAACCTTTGCCGGTGCCTACATCCAGCACCTGTTCATCGCCTTTCCAGCTGATCTTGTTCAGCATGCGATCCCTGTGTGCAAATTTGCCATACAACGAATATACGAGCATCAGCACCGCTTCCACTATAAAGATGATGCCGGGAAAGATCATCCATGCAACATAGAAATAAGGAAAGAAAAATGGTATCGCGAAAAGGATCACGCCAATGACGAAAAGATTCCTGATCACATTAGGAGCGTCGATGCCGTAGTTTGTTTTTTGTTGAGGGACCATGATATAATAGGGTTTTAGGATGAGAGATGAAGTTACATATCTTTAGTCAAAACTGATACTCATCTATTATTCAGTGAGGTCTGAAGGAGTGATGATCTTGCCCTCATGATCATGGGAATGCTAAAGTGACTGTTTATAGCGAAGATGAATTGATAAATCTGGAATATGAAGTTTGCTCCGGATGTCATGGTGCAGGTTATTGGCCGGAATATAGCCATGTGGAGAATGGAGTGTGTTTTCAGTGTATGGGGGAAAGATATACACAGCCATTAATTAAACGATGATATTTAATCTTTGATTGGATTTTATAAATATGTCACACATTCTCGATAAGATTATTGTGCTGTGCTTTAGAGAATATTAAGGGATTTGGCTACAGTTGTTGAAGGTTTTTTGAAAAGATATATCATTTTAGTGTCTATATTTTGTATATTCCTTGGATATACCAGCTACTTTAATTCATAAGTTCAAATTGTTAAATCCTAAACTACTATCTCTATGAATTTCAAGAAAATTATTACAAGCTTTTTTCTACTACTTTCCTTGAAAGCTCTTGCACAAAATAAATATGATTATCCTATTGATTCTAAAACCAATAAAGTGCTTTATGATAGTGCAGTTAACATTGGTGATGTTTCTAAAGAACGATTATTTAAAAGAGCTAATGCTTTTATTGCTCTTCAAAAATTTGATAGACCTGCCAATATTAAAACAAAAAAGAAAGGTATTTACGATGGGGTGGTGGTTGAGAAGCCGATTCAGTTCTCAGACCTGGAGGAAGGGAAGATATTTGGAGAAGGGTTTGTGCCATTTAAATATAGAAGGTCTCACTATTTTACCTTGTCTTTCTCTTATAAAATTTATGTTGAGAATAATCAGTACAGATATGTATTCACTGATTTTGTGGTGCATGAATATATCCATGCAGGAATGGAATTAAGCAAGAAAAAAATGATGTCTTACACAGGAGCGAGAAAGAGTTTTCAAAGTGCTGCTGATATAAGAAATTACCCGCTTGAAAAATTTATGAATAGGAGCGCCTATGATAGGAGTGATGATGATTTCATTAACGCAATAACTGAACTTAAAGGGCAGTTGTATAAATCAATGAATGGAGATATTTGAACAAAAATTCATCTCTTCGTAACCTGCTACTGGTACATTTAGCGTTACTCAACCTGCACAATAGTTAATTCCTTTAATATTTATAATTATGCTAAGACTATACTGCCAAATC belongs to Chitinophaga sp. HK235 and includes:
- a CDS encoding class I SAM-dependent methyltransferase gives rise to the protein MVPQQKTNYGIDAPNVIRNLFVIGVILFAIPFFFPYFYVAWMIFPGIIFIVEAVLMLVYSLYGKFAHRDRMLNKISWKGDEQVLDVGTGKGLLMIGAAKRLTTGKSTGIDIWNTEDLTGNNQQNALRNAAIEGVADKIEIKNENVMKMDFANNSFDVILSNLCLHNIYNKEDRSAACKEISRVLKPGGTGIISDFRHGKEYKHNFEALGLQTTAYTPNYFSTFPPLRILVIKKL
- a CDS encoding alpha/beta hydrolase; protein product: MSLTLKVEVIEHFFGNIANQKGGIMPTLTKKIRNSMVQSVKVIFFVLLMFSSLSGASQAPMETAKEQKTIYFFSGMGADSSVFKNLKLPGYHKVYISWIPALPDESITEYAGRIKSQITAPNPYLIGLSFGGIVAVEVSKQIAVEKMVLISSVRKKEDLNKVQFFFMRLGLYRIIPGVLLRRTNFLTNSYFGARSQKDKKELKKLLQNTDISFFRWALKSIAHWDNIESPERTIQIHGTADRVIASRLVHPDYRIKGGGHLMVFNKADTISKIIRHYFRD
- a CDS encoding DUF4468 domain-containing protein — encoded protein: MNFKKIITSFFLLLSLKALAQNKYDYPIDSKTNKVLYDSAVNIGDVSKERLFKRANAFIALQKFDRPANIKTKKKGIYDGVVVEKPIQFSDLEEGKIFGEGFVPFKYRRSHYFTLSFSYKIYVENNQYRYVFTDFVVHEYIHAGMELSKKKMMSYTGARKSFQSAADIRNYPLEKFMNRSAYDRSDDDFINAITELKGQLYKSMNGDI
- a CDS encoding acyl carrier protein, whose translation is MKQPIESTVINAISSSIGIPEDAINADQSLEDLGMTSILAVQLSSRLQQQFGIADMDGMSTSNTIGEIVDYIESKAK
- a CDS encoding polysaccharide biosynthesis/export family protein, which produces MQSFRIILLVLSVYLAGCTGSRKITYFNDIAAKTGTDSLEKCPQLRVQPGDVLQINVSTPDRDVSQLFNPNLVSPPNSSGTGIDQGYLVDSTGYISLPIAGKLYVRDKTTTAINEEVTAELSKTLRNVYVSTRMVNFKVSVLGDVAHPGSFRIGAERASILDALSMAGDMNPSAVRKDVMVIREIDGVKYYTTLDLNSSKTLRSPYYYLANNDVIYIKPGPGKELGNSRILPLLPVILSVISLATTIVLLSK
- a CDS encoding thioesterase domain-containing protein, with protein sequence MEQGVMMFPPAYAQGIVYAGLSRSVTSHSMYSFGYIDDTERFNKYVELITQLQKSGPYILMGDSIGGNLAFEVAKALTAAGHRVSALILIDSVRIIRKAEDEGISKQELEMIMIMIMIMTDVLMQQLSGVEEELKAGMVDEAYAYSQYHSRMVNEGIIDADIYLLKSGEKRADADYRWDDATTGAFRIYEGLGKHEKMITEPENLELNAAIIKGILEQLSK
- a CDS encoding phosphatidylinositol-specific phospholipase C encodes the protein MKKKTLFLALATCAIFGCKKEMLDSSAPSIQTLSTSKPGIGTLAVALNGWMSSLSDNTNLTTLSIPGTHDSGARFEPIGGTAKCQDLTIAQQLDAGTRFLDIRCRHIDNAFAIHHGSIYQNMNFTDVLNACYAFLASNPGETIVMSVKEEYNPSNNTRSFEQTFDSYTQLQPSKWYLAASVPNLGQVRGKIVLLRRFGASNTPKGIDATNWADNTTFSINNANASLRVQDQYQVPDNNVKWTNIGNLFTEAQSGNPSTLYINFTSGYKPLIFGIPSITSVSNTINPQVNSYFTSNTHGRVGILPMDFATADRNTLIINTNF
- a CDS encoding acyltransferase, producing MMETRPPTIPSYFHSLDAFRGIAAIIVVLFHWQVFFYPGDAFVPDGELNPQLPFYSYLSLFYTHGMLSVDIFFQLSGFIFFWLYSNAIANTKISFKKFSIYRISRLYPLHLVTLIAVAILQSIMYLRMGHYFFIQYNDTYHFFLNLLFIQNWGVEVGPSFNAPTWSVSVEIFLYLLFFLICKLKWHTNKMLLLLMIPAGALMQHFGLLIGKGVFSFFLGSLLYYTYSYILKKNKARQYFKIIGFLTIIIWTLTIISYYQPIPQQIWSYGITRFLPNISPEKSVDTYEVVRNLLFRVTVAPCTILSLVLLETVRGQLHRRWALLGNCSYAIYLLHFPMQIATVLLMQQFNLDRHLLLSPWAMILFVSTVFLLSIAVFYYFEQPAQDKIRQATLSRKSVLAS
- a CDS encoding acyltransferase encodes the protein MMEVRPSTVPHYFHSLNILRCIAAIAVVLFHWQKFFYPDDVFVPGGEKDTALPLYSYLSFFYTYSSLSIDIFFQLSGFIFFWLYSTQIAGGKTDFKKFAIYRLSRLYPLHLVALVSVVVLQLLMLQRMGHYFVIQYNDAYHFFLHLLFIQNWGVEAGTSWNAPSWSTSVEILMYILFFLICRFKWHTNKSLLLLLMLAGAALQHLGLLIGKGVFSFFLGGFLYYIFTYILQQNENKKYLKILGTLTIILWIPVITSHLYPIQERIWNYVNGSLRPHISPDQSAAQYEIVRNFLFRVTVAPCTILSVLLLETVRGQFHRWWGVVGNCSYAFYLLHFPLQIAAVLILHQFHLDRNLLHSPWVMLLFLSVLSLMSLAVYYYFERPAQDKIRQTAVPRKSVVAS